From the Oncorhynchus clarkii lewisi isolate Uvic-CL-2024 unplaced genomic scaffold, UVic_Ocla_1.0 unplaced_contig_1925_pilon_pilon, whole genome shotgun sequence genome, the window tccaataccctagttacgtacccttaatgactccaataccctagttacgtacccaatattactccaataccctagttacgtacccttaatgactccaataccctagttacgtacccttaatgactccaataccctagttacgtacccttaatgactccaataccctagttacgtaccctaGTTACATactcttaatgactccaataccctagttacatactcttaattttttttttaagttttacctttatttaactaggcaagtcagttaagaacaaattcttatttacaatgacggcctaggaacagtgggttaactgcctgttcaggggcagaacgacagatttgtaccttgtcagctcgggggtttgaacttgcaaccttccggttactagtccaacgctctaaccactaggctaccctgccgcccctaatgactccaataccctagttacgtacccttaatgactccaataccctagttacgcacccttaatgactccaataccctagttacgtacccttaatgactccaataccctagttacgtaccctaGTTACATactcttaatgactccaataccctagttacgtacccttaatgactccaataccctagttatgTACTCTTAATttctccaataccctagttacgtaccccttaatgactccaataccctagttacgtaccctagtcacgtacccttaatgactccaataccctagttacgtactcttaatgactccaataccctagttatgtacccttaatgactccaataccctagctacgtacccttaatgactccaataccctagtcacgtacccttaatgactccaataccctagttacgtaccctaGTCACGTACCCTTAATGACTACAATACCCTAGTCACGTACCCTTAATGACtacaataccctagttacgtacccttaatgactccaataccctagtgacacccttaatgactccaataccctagttacgtactcTTAAttactccaataccctagttacgtactcTTAAttactccaataccctagttacgcaCTCTTAAttactccaataccctagttacgtaccctaGTCACGTACCCTTAATGACTACAATACCCTAGTCACGTACCCTTAATGACtacaataccctagttacgtacccttaatgactccaataccctagtgaCACCCTTAATggctccaataccctagttacgtactcTTAAttactccaataccctagttacgtacccttaatgactccaataccctagttgcATACCCTtcatgactccaataccctagtgacacccttaatgactccaataccctagttaagTACTCTTAAttactccaataccctagttacgtactcTTAAttactccaataccctagttacgtaccctagtcacgtacccttaatgactccaataccctagttacgtacccttaatgactccaataccctagttacgtacccttaatgactccaataccctagtgacacccttaatgactccaataccctagttacgtactcTTAAttactccaataccctagttacgtactcTTAATTACTCCATTTCCCTTGTTACCTACTCTTAATTACGCCTCTCTCGGACAATCTGAAGTCTCATCTGTGATGATTCAAATGCAGCGTTATTTCACGACTGTTTGAGAATAAAGATcacagtgtttaaaccctatcTACGGGGACTAAAGATCACAAGGTGTTTAAACCCTATCTACGGGGACTAAAGATGCAGTTTCCAGTTGCTTGCCTgagatcccccccccccgcccccccccccggCCACTACTAACAGTTCATAATATAGGTCACGCACGTGCAAGCTTtcaaacacactgaaacagaagCATACCAGACAGTACTGAACATAAACAACATAAGTCCTATAACTATAACTCTATATTCACTTGTTTTTTATGTAATAAAGAGTAGAATTCACTGTTTGAAACACATTTATTGAACACTGACCATCAGTAGTTTCACAAACATGAGGAATAAAATAAACACTGTCCCCTGTGAtcatggtgtgtaatgatgtatgaTCCAGGGAGGAGAATTCTGTCATCCAGAAGGGGGCGCTGTTCTGTGCTCAGTGACTAGAAAGACAGGGAAACAGACCACCACCCAATATCATGTTGTTGTTAGTTGTCTGTGTTGTCCGTCTGAGGAATGATGCTTTCAAATTTATtcacagagctatggatgcaaggactgaccatccatgatgtcacaattatagttttaaccatcttTTGAGGCTACACAGCATTTACAatgacattgtttacaaacaagggGTCCAAGTTGGGGCCCTGTGGAGGGGAAAGGTTCAGGTTGGGGCCCTGTGGAGAGGAAGGGTCCAGGTTGGTGCTCTGTGGAGGGGAAGGGTCCAGGTTGGGGCTCTGTGGAGGGGAAGGGTCCAGGTTGGGGCTCTGTGGAGGGGAAGGGTCCAGGTTGGGGCCCTGTGGAGGGGAAGGGTCCAGGTTGGGGCCCTGTGGAGGGGAAGGGTCCAGGTTGGGGCTCTGTGTAGGGGAAGGTTCCTGGTTAGGGTCCTGGTTGGGGCCCTGTGGAGGGGAAGGGTCCAAGTTTGGGCCCTGTGGAGGGGAAGGGTCCAGGTTGGGGCCCTGTGGAGGGGAAGTGTCCAGGTTGGGGCCCTGTGGAGGGGAAGGGTCCAGGTTGGGGCTCTGTGGAGGGGAAGGGTCCAGGTTGGGGCCCTGTGGAGGGGAAGGGTCCTGGTTGGGGCCCTGTGGAGGGGAAGGGTCCAGGTTGGGGCTTTGTGGAGGGGAAGGGTCCAGGTTGGGGCTCTGTGGTGGGGAAGGGTTGAGGTTGGGGCCCTGTGGAGGGGAAGGGTTGAGTTTTGGGCCCTGTGGAGGGGAAGGGTTGAGGTTGGGGCCCTGTGGAGGAGAAGGGTCGAGGTTGGGGCCCTGTGGAGGGGAAGGGTTGAGGTTGGGGCCCTGTGGAGGGGAAGGGTCGAGGTTGGGGCCCTGTGGATGTGAAGGGTTGAGGTTGGGGCCCTGTGGAGGGGAAGGGTCGAGGTTGGGGCCCTGTGGAGGGGAAGGGTCGAGGTTGGGGCCCTGTGGAGGAGAATGGTTGAGGTTGGGGCCCTGTGGAGGGGAAGGGTCGAGGTTGGGGCCCTGTGGAGGAGAATGGTTGAGGTTGGGGCCCTGTGGAGGGGAAGGGTTGAGGTTGGGGCCCTGTGGAGGGGAAGGGTTGAGGTTGGGGCCCTGTGGAGGGGAAGGGTTGAGGTTGGGGCCCTGTGGAGGGGAAGGGTCGAGGTTGGGGCCCTGTGGAGGAGAAGGGTTGAGGTTGGGGCCCTGTGGAGGGGAAGGGTTGAGGTTGGGGCCCTGTGGAAGGGCACTAGTATAAAACCTGGAACACTTGGAGCCCGTTTCCGGCATTCAGATTAAAAGCCCAGTGCTGCATGGACTAAAAACACTTTCAATTTATAATCTCTTTTTCAGTCCAGGACTGGTCTTAATTAAcctgggtctgggaaactggccccttAACTCTGAACCGCCAAACAGCCCTTAGGTCTTCAGCATCTATGGAAAAGGACTGTCGTCATGTCTCAATCATTCACTGTGTAAAAATCGATGGGACTATCATCAAGAATCAAAGGGGTTGTCGTCAAGAATCAAAAAGACTGTCATCATGAATCAAAGGGACTGTCATCATGAATCAAAGGGGTTGTCGTCAAGAATCAAAAAGACTGTCATCATGAATCAAAAGGACTGTCATCATGAATCAAAAGGACTGTCATCATGAATCAAAGGGGCTGTCATCATGAATTAAAGGGGCTGTCGTCATGAATCAAAGGGACTGTCATCATGAATCAAAGGGACTGTCATCAAGAATCAAAGGGGTTGTCGTCAAGAATCAAAAAGACTGTCATCATGAATCAAAGGGACTGTCATCATGAATCAAAGGGGTTGTCGTCAAGAATCAAAAAGACTGTCATCATGAATCAAAAGGACTGTCATCATGAATCAAAGGGGCTGTCATCATGAATCAAAGGGGCTGTCATCATGAATCAAAGGGGCTGTCATCAAGAATCAAAGGGGTTGTCGTCAAGAATCAAAAAGACTGTCATCATGAATCAAAGGGACTGTCATCATGAATCAAAGGGGCTGTCATCATGAATTAAAGGGGCTGTCATCATGATTCAAAGGGACTGTCATCATGAATCAGAGGGACTGTCATCATGAATCAAAGGGGCTGTCATCAAGAATCAAAGGGGTTGTCGTCAAGAATCAAAAAGACTGTCATCAAGAATCAAAGGGGTTGTCGTCAAGAATCAAAAAGACTGTCATCATGAATCAAAGGGGTTGTCGTCAAGAATCAAAAAGACTGTCATCATGAATCAAAAGGACTGTCATCATGAATCAAAGGGGCTGTCATCATGAATCAAAGGGGCTGTCATCATGAATCAAAGGGGCTGTCATCATGAATCAAAGGGGCTGTCATCAAGAATCAAAGGGGTTGTCGTCAAGAATCAAAAAGACTGTCATCATGAATCAAAGGGACTGTCATCATGAATCAAAGGGGCTGTCATCATGAATTAAAGGGGCTGTCGTCATGAATCAAAGGGACTGTCATCATGAATCAAAGGGACTGTAATCAAGAATCAAAGGGGTTGTCGTCAAGAATCAAAAAGACTGTCATCAAGAATCAAAGGGGTTGTCGTCAAGAATCAAAAAGACTGTCATCATGAATCAAAGGGGTTGTCGTCAAGAATCAAAAAGACTGTCATCATGAATCAAAAGGACTGTCATCATGAATCAAAGGGGCTGTCATCATGAATCAAAGGGGCTGTCATCATGAATCAAAGGGGCTGTCATCATGAATCAAAGGGGCTGTCATCAAGAATCAAAGGGGTTGTCGTCAAGAATCAAAAAGACTGTCATCATGAATCAAAGGGGCTGTCATCATGAATTAAAGGGGCTGTCGTCATGAATCAAAGGGACTGTCATCATGAATCAAAGGGACTGTAATCAAGAATCAAAGGGGTTGTCATCAAGAATCAAAGGGACTGACTATGTTTGCCTGCATCTGTTCAGATAGAGCTGTATAATCTAGATCATGCTTTTGTTCAGggaatgtactatactgtactgtacaagagtgactggttgttgtggaactaagagggactggttgttgtggaactaagagggactggttgctgtggagctaagagggactggttgctgtgaaactaagagggactggttgttgtggaactaagagggactggttgttgaggaactaagagggactggttgttgtgaaactaagagggactggttgttgtgaaactaagagggactggttgttgtggaactaagagggactggttgctgtggaactaagagggactggttgctgtggaactaagagggactggttgttgtggaactaagagggactggttgctgtggaactaagagggactggttgctgtggagctaagagggactggttgttgtggaactaagagggactggttgttgtggaactaagagggactggttgttgtggaactaagagggactggttgttgtggaactaagagggactggttgctgtggaactaagagggactggttgctgtggaactaagagggactggttgctgtggaactaagagggactggttgctgtggaactaagagggactggttgctgtggaactaagagggactggttgctgtgaaactaagagggactggttgttgtggagctaagagggactggttgttgTGGAGATGAgggacccccccctcccctcccacagaGACACAGGCATCTGTGAGGTCAGGGCTCTTCTTTCCTTGTAGTCAGCTACAGGTCGATTTTTATTTAAACTGAGTCAATTCAACAGCCACTCCATTGTTCTTCCACTGACAAATTGTCTTCCTGCTGTACCAGATAAACTCCACTCTTAATCGCTGTTGCTGCTGTATCGTATTGACTCATTTGGTTAATTTTTGTTTCATTCTACTGTTTGTAATTATTGGGATTAAtaaaaaatttgattttgattaaaTATGTTGTGGCCGAGTCTATCAGAACCTCTTGAACAATGCCTCTTGACTCTCACCAAGTCCCTACAGAATAGTCATCAGCTTGAAGAACTCAAGATGCTCCATAGGAAGCATTGGCAGTAAAGAAAATAGGCCATACCATCATGACCACTAGAGGTCAGGCTAAACCTGAGACCACTAGAGGTCCGACTAAACCTGAGACTGGTGTACTACCACTCATAACCACTAGAGGTCAGGCTATGCTCCTGAGACTGGTGTACTACCACACATAACCATTAGAGGTCAGGCTATGATCCTGAGACTGGTGTACTACCACTCATAATCAGTACAGGTCAGGCTAAACCTGAGACTTGTGTACTACCACTCATAACCACTAGAGGTCAGGCTAAACCTGAGACTGGTGTACTACCACTCATAACCACTAGAGGACATGCTAAACCTGAGACTGGTGTACTACCACTCATAACCACTAGAGGACATGCTAAACCTGAGACTGGTGTACTACCACTCATAACCACTAGAGGTCAGGCTATGATCCTGAGACTGGTGTACTACCACTCATAACCACTAGAGGTCAGGCTAAACCTGAGACTGGTGTACTACCACTCATAACCACTAGAGGTCAGGCTATGATCCTGAGACTGTTGTACTACCACTCATAATCAGTACAGGTCAGGCTAAACCTGAGACTTGTGTACTACCACTCATAACCACTAGAGGTCAGGCTATGATCCTGAGACTGGTGTACTACCACTCATAATCAGTACAGGTCAGGCTAAACCTGAGACTTGTGTACTACCACTCATAACCACTAGAGGTCAGGCTAAACCTGAGACTGGTGTACTACCACTCATAACCACTAGAGGACATGCTAAACCTGAGACTGGTGTTAACACTGGATctgttacgtgtgtgtgtacacccaCTTTAGTATTACTTTGAGATGGGGTTTTTAAACGTGGTGGTGACACCTGTAGTTTCCACTTTTTCAGTCATTTTTACAGGAACCAATCATGAAGTTGCCCACTCTTCTTTTCTTTCAGTGTGAGTTTAACCGTCCACCGGGTCCCCCAGATAGCACATTAACATGCCATAAGTCATGAAATAAATGTTTAGAATAACAGGAAATTAACATTAAAACTGCAGATTTTTCTCTGTCTCAtttcaaaatgtgtagaatagcaggaaattagaTCAGAGAATCTTGAAAGTCAAGACAATCCTTGTCCGgcatggaaaatatatttttttatagagAATATACTTGTTTTGGGAATTTTCTAAATACATTGAATGTTATTTATTTCCATGTCAGTCTGGAAATGCCCTTGTTTGGAGCAAAGGATCCCAATTTCAAACTCtccaaaaaagtatatatatatttaaaaaaatgtcagtAATATCCAAAAATTATCTGATGTAGTTTCTTACAATAGCTCTCTGTGACTTTCTggtctgtctggtactgtctggtctgtctggtaccctctggtctgtctggtctgtctggtctgtctggtactgtctggtctgtctggaaCCCTCTGGTCTGTCTAGTACTGTCTGatctgtctggtactgtcttgtctgtctggtactgtctgtctggtctgtctggtaccCTCTGGACTGCctggtactgtctggtactgtctagtactgtctggtactgtctggtatTGTCTGGTGTGTCCAgtactgtctggtctgtctggtactGGCTGGTATTGTACTGTCTGGTACCCTCTGTCTGGTACCCTCTGGTCTGTCTAGTACTGTCTGatctgtctggtactgtcttatctgtctggtactgtctgtctggtctgtctggtaccctctggtctgtctggtctgcctgGTACTGTTTGGTGTGTCTAGtattgtctggtctgtctggtctgtctagtctgtcaggtactgtctagtactgtctggtctgtctggtaccctctggtctgtctggtctgtctggtactgtctggtactgtctggtctgtctggtactgtctggtactgtctggtctgtctggtactgtctggtactgtctggtactgtctggtctgtctggtacagtctggtactgtctggtacCCTCTGGTCTGTCTAGTACTGTCTGatctgtctggtactgtcttgtctgtctggtactgtctgtctggtctgtctggtaccctctggtctgtctggtctgcctggtactgtctggttctgtctagtactgtctggtactgtctggtatTATCTGGTCTGTCTAGTACTGTCTGatctgtctggtactgtcttgtctgtctggtactatctgtctggtctgtctggtctgtctggtaccctctggtctgtctggtctgcctggtactgtctagtactgtctggtactgtctggt encodes:
- the LOC139402790 gene encoding proline-rich protein HaeIII subfamily 1-like; translated protein: MPETGSKCSRFYTSALPQGPNLNPSPPQGPNLNPSPPQGPNLDPSPPQGPNLNPSPPQGPNLNPSPPQGPNLNPSPPQGPNLNHSPPQGPNLDPSPPQGPNLNHSPPQGPNLDPSPPQGPNLDPSPPQGPNLNPSHPQGPNLDPSPPQGPNLNPSPPQGPNLDPSPPQGPNLNPSPPQGPKLNPSPPQGPNLNPSPPQSPNLDPSPPQSPNLDPSPPQGPNQDPSPPQGPNLDPSPPQSPNLDPSPPQGPNLDTSPPQGPNLDPSPPQGPNLDPSPPQGPNQDPNQEPSPTQSPNLDPSPPQGPNLDPSPPQGPNLDPSPPQSPNLDPSPPQSPNLDPSPPQSTNLDPSSPQGPNLNLSPPQGPNLDPLFVNNVIVNAV